The Flavobacteriales bacterium genome includes a region encoding these proteins:
- a CDS encoding helix-hairpin-helix domain-containing protein → MLKQFLEYSPSTQRGILVLFILLLGAIIWRAWPVKWRSIDVQFTYLTAIDAKKTDYSQRAENEISTGDSKQEWNLHTFDINYTKAIDFREMGFSKEFISRWFSKKGEIGFVKSYEQLVNSKICTSEELDAMRPFLDFSRYEKRNGFAPVSEQQNEPPKLQNLKININTASIDELKKLKGIGDGFANRIAKYRDKLGGYHSVGQLHEVYGLPDSVYQNLLNNVVCDGTIQTINLNIIGSAELSNHPYVSQKLAERIVNYRTQHGKFNSKEELLKVYGIDKVWLDKMSPYLTL, encoded by the coding sequence ATGCTCAAACAATTCCTTGAATATTCCCCCTCCACCCAACGCGGCATTCTTGTTTTGTTTATTCTTCTTTTGGGGGCGATTATTTGGCGGGCGTGGCCAGTAAAATGGCGGAGTATAGATGTTCAATTTACGTATCTCACAGCCATAGATGCCAAGAAAACCGACTATTCCCAAAGAGCTGAAAACGAAATTTCTACAGGAGATTCAAAACAGGAATGGAATCTACACACATTTGACATTAACTACACAAAAGCCATAGATTTTAGAGAAATGGGTTTTTCAAAAGAATTCATTTCACGCTGGTTTTCGAAAAAAGGAGAAATTGGATTTGTCAAAAGTTATGAGCAATTGGTTAATTCAAAGATATGTACATCGGAAGAATTGGATGCAATGAGGCCGTTTTTGGATTTTAGCCGGTATGAAAAACGCAACGGTTTTGCACCAGTCAGCGAACAACAAAATGAACCGCCAAAACTGCAAAATCTGAAAATAAATATTAATACGGCATCCATTGATGAGTTGAAAAAACTCAAAGGAATAGGGGATGGGTTTGCAAACAGAATTGCAAAATATAGAGACAAACTGGGTGGATATCATTCAGTTGGCCAATTGCATGAAGTATATGGCCTGCCCGATTCTGTCTATCAAAACTTGTTGAACAATGTGGTTTGTGATGGAACAATTCAGACAATCAATCTAAATATTATTGGTTCTGCCGAATTATCAAATCATCCGTATGTAAGCCAAAAACTTGCCGAGAGAATAGTCAATTACCGCACACAGCATGGCAAATTCAATTCAAAGGAAGAACTGTTGAAAGTGTATGGAATTGATAAAGTTTGGTTGGATAAAATGAGTCCTTACCTCACGCTATAA
- the bamD gene encoding outer membrane protein assembly factor BamD, whose amino-acid sequence MRRVLFILSVVLLVSSGCEYNKILNKGTNEQKLEAARKYYKKKDYNRASILLENLIGNFRGEQAEEVYYLFAYSKFAMQEFYMAQHLFTNFTTSYPNSKYATQAAFMSARCQYHQALASELDQTNTTQAIEAIQIFINRYPTNDSVESGNKLIDELRSRLHEKAFNSAMLYFNMENYLAAYTAFKNAIINYPDLPEIEKAHYYKVESAYRYAKQSVKSVQEERYETTIVAAKDFLEATQENKYTPKVKDLMEKSKLAIEELKKISEQQ is encoded by the coding sequence ATGCGAAGAGTCTTATTCATACTGTCTGTGGTTCTGCTTGTATCAAGCGGGTGCGAATACAATAAAATATTGAATAAAGGCACGAACGAGCAAAAACTGGAAGCCGCCAGAAAATACTATAAAAAGAAAGACTACAACAGAGCTTCTATTTTGCTCGAAAACTTAATTGGAAATTTTAGGGGAGAACAAGCCGAAGAGGTTTACTACCTATTTGCCTATTCAAAGTTTGCAATGCAAGAATTTTATATGGCTCAGCACCTGTTTACTAACTTTACTACAAGCTACCCAAACAGCAAATATGCCACTCAGGCGGCATTCATGTCGGCAAGATGTCAATATCATCAAGCCTTAGCCAGCGAATTAGATCAAACCAATACCACCCAGGCGATAGAGGCCATTCAAATTTTTATAAACAGATACCCCACCAACGACTCTGTTGAAAGTGGCAACAAACTGATCGATGAATTGCGGTCGAGATTGCATGAAAAAGCATTCAACTCAGCCATGCTTTACTTCAATATGGAGAATTATTTGGCGGCATACACCGCTTTTAAAAATGCCATTATAAACTACCCCGACCTACCGGAAATTGAAAAAGCTCATTACTACAAAGTAGAGTCGGCATACAGATATGCCAAACAGAGTGTAAAAAGCGTGCAAGAAGAACGTTATGAAACCACCATTGTGGCGGCCAAAGATTTTTTAGAGGCAACACAAGAAAACAAATACACGCCAAAAGTGAAAGACCTTATGGAGAAATCTAAATTGGCCATTGAAGAACTAAAAAAAATATCAGAACAGCAATAG
- a CDS encoding DUF4835 family protein, whose protein sequence is MKKQLLFITIFCLGFQTLFAQDLNCVVEVIDRSGQQASDQITADLKNSITQFMNNKKWVNGEVAANEKIDCNVVFEVTAISSDQFMANINIQSSRTVFNSTYNTKVFTYLDRGVAFKYTQFQTIEFQENTYSGNLSSILAFYAYIIVGLDFDSYQLNAGDPYFNKALNIKNVANIADANAGWASNSGNGSRNRHFLIDNLLDPRFKPLRSALYRYHIKGLDVMSTDIEKGRNEVYESVKELKLVFDALPNAFFLKIFFDAKMDEMIQVFSQASPTIKNKVVEMLAKMDPANRGKYEEGILRAKN, encoded by the coding sequence ATGAAAAAACAACTCTTATTCATAACTATTTTCTGTTTGGGGTTTCAAACCCTTTTTGCTCAGGATTTGAACTGCGTGGTGGAGGTAATAGACCGATCTGGGCAACAGGCCAGCGACCAAATTACGGCCGATTTAAAAAATTCCATTACCCAATTTATGAACAACAAAAAATGGGTAAATGGAGAGGTGGCCGCCAACGAAAAAATAGATTGCAATGTGGTTTTTGAAGTTACAGCGATAAGCTCTGACCAGTTTATGGCAAATATCAATATTCAGAGTAGCCGCACGGTTTTTAATTCCACCTACAATACCAAAGTTTTTACCTACCTCGACCGCGGTGTGGCTTTTAAATATACCCAATTTCAAACCATCGAATTTCAAGAAAATACCTATTCGGGAAACCTAAGCAGCATTTTGGCTTTTTATGCCTACATTATTGTTGGGCTTGATTTTGACAGCTACCAGCTAAATGCCGGAGACCCCTATTTTAACAAAGCGTTAAACATAAAAAATGTGGCAAACATTGCCGATGCAAATGCTGGCTGGGCTTCTAATAGTGGCAATGGCAGCCGTAATCGGCACTTTTTGATAGACAATCTGCTTGACCCCCGCTTTAAGCCCTTGCGTTCTGCCCTTTACAGATACCATATTAAAGGCTTGGATGTGATGAGCACAGACATAGAAAAAGGAAGAAATGAGGTGTATGAAAGTGTAAAGGAACTAAAACTTGTTTTTGATGCGTTGCCAAATGCCTTTTTCTTAAAAATCTTTTTTGATGCCAAAATGGACGAAATGATTCAGGTTTTTAGTCAGGCCAGCCCCACCATAAAAAACAAAGTGGTAGAAATGTTAGCCAAAATGGATCCTGCCAATCGAGGCAAATACGAAGAGGGCATTTTAAGAGCTAAGAACTAA
- a CDS encoding DNA-directed RNA polymerase subunit omega gives MIKNITAPNTTISRDTRELDKDTGNLYEAVAIISKRANQLSGKVKEELNAKLEEFASDTDNLEEIFENREQIEISKYYESLPKPTLLATEEFLNGQVYFRNPSKDAKQ, from the coding sequence ATGATTAAAAATATAACAGCTCCCAACACCACTATTTCTCGAGACACAAGAGAATTAGACAAAGACACTGGCAACCTTTATGAGGCAGTGGCCATCATTTCTAAAAGAGCAAATCAATTATCAGGAAAAGTAAAAGAAGAGTTAAACGCAAAGCTGGAAGAATTTGCAAGCGACACAGACAATTTAGAAGAAATTTTTGAAAACCGCGAGCAAATTGAAATTTCAAAGTATTACGAATCACTTCCAAAGCCTACTTTGCTTGCAACTGAAGAATTCCTGAACGGACAGGTTTATTTCAGAAACCCAAGCAAAGATGCTAAACAATAA
- a CDS encoding aldehyde dehydrogenase, giving the protein MYKLKNYINGQLVEPISGEYLDNFQPSTGKVYSHIPRSGKADVDEAVSAAKAAFPAWSSMRNEERSDILLRLSNLINENLETLAEAESKDNGKPLWLAREVDIPRARDNFAFFATAIKHFASESHRTSDNIINYTTRTAIGVAGCISPWNLPLYLFSWKVAPALAAGNTVVAKPSEVTPMTAYKLSELCIEAGMPAGVFNIVHGLGTETGNAIVEHPDVTLISFTGGTTTGAHIARTAAPMFKKLSLELGGKNPNIIFDDCDFDKMLKTTLNSSFANQGQICLCGSRIYVQRGIYEKFKTAFVEKVAAMKVGNPNESDSRLGAIVSQPHFEKIKSYIQLAQEEGGVVLTGGEEVKLTGEEAGGWYLRPTVIEGLNETCRTNQEEIFGPVVTIQPFDTEEEAIALANSTGYGLASTVWTENLSRAHRVADQLKAGIVWINCWLVRDLRTPFGGMKNSGVGREGGWEALRFFTEAKNVCIKY; this is encoded by the coding sequence CAACCTTCAACCGGCAAGGTATATAGCCACATTCCTCGTTCTGGAAAGGCAGATGTAGATGAAGCTGTTTCGGCAGCCAAAGCGGCTTTCCCTGCGTGGAGCAGCATGAGAAACGAAGAGCGTTCGGATATTTTGTTGAGGTTGTCTAATTTGATAAATGAAAATTTAGAAACATTGGCCGAGGCCGAAAGCAAAGACAATGGCAAGCCTTTGTGGTTGGCCAGAGAGGTGGATATACCTCGAGCTCGCGATAACTTCGCTTTTTTTGCAACAGCCATAAAGCATTTTGCCAGCGAGAGCCATCGCACCAGCGATAATATTATAAACTACACCACCCGAACGGCCATTGGGGTGGCAGGCTGCATATCTCCATGGAATTTGCCGTTGTATCTTTTCAGCTGGAAAGTAGCTCCGGCGTTGGCTGCCGGCAACACGGTGGTTGCAAAACCCAGCGAGGTAACGCCCATGACGGCCTACAAACTTTCAGAACTCTGCATAGAGGCCGGAATGCCTGCCGGAGTGTTTAACATTGTGCATGGATTGGGCACCGAAACCGGAAATGCCATTGTGGAACACCCCGATGTAACACTTATCTCATTTACTGGTGGAACCACCACTGGGGCTCACATAGCTCGAACAGCGGCTCCAATGTTTAAAAAACTGAGCCTTGAGCTTGGCGGCAAAAACCCAAACATCATTTTTGATGATTGCGATTTTGATAAAATGCTCAAAACCACACTCAATTCATCTTTTGCCAATCAAGGGCAGATTTGTTTGTGCGGTTCTCGCATATATGTGCAAAGAGGCATTTACGAAAAATTTAAAACAGCATTTGTAGAAAAGGTGGCTGCCATGAAGGTTGGAAATCCCAACGAATCAGACAGCCGTTTGGGAGCCATTGTGTCTCAGCCGCATTTTGAAAAAATAAAAAGCTACATTCAGCTTGCTCAAGAAGAAGGAGGAGTGGTGTTGACCGGAGGCGAAGAGGTGAAGCTAACGGGAGAAGAAGCAGGTGGCTGGTATTTGCGGCCAACGGTAATAGAAGGGCTCAACGAGACCTGCCGTACCAATCAAGAAGAAATATTTGGCCCCGTGGTAACTATTCAACCATTTGATACGGAAGAAGAGGCCATAGCATTGGCAAACTCAACGGGATACGGACTTGCATCAACCGTTTGGACAGAAAATTTGAGTCGGGCACATCGGGTAGCCGATCAGTTGAAGGCCGGAATTGTTTGGATAAATTGCTGGCTTGTGAGAGATTTGAGAACACCATTTGGCGGAATGAAAAATTCTGGTGTGGGCAGAGAAGGTGGCTGGGAAGCCCTTCGGTTTTTTACAGAAGCAAAGAATGTTTGTATAAAGTATTGA
- a CDS encoding DUF2520 domain-containing protein, whose amino-acid sequence MNALKIAFIGSGNVAWHLAPALDGAGHSIIQIISRTKENAQKLAAKVGADSDTLITNLLPEADICIIAVSDGNLAEVVRQIPYNRCTVVHTCGSQSIEVLKGCSENYGIFYPLQTFSKNRAVNMFEVPIMIECNDPNKLDFLRKLGDSISNKVFYANSHERLQYHFSAVLVNNFVNRLFFEAETFLSENNLDFNVLKPIIVETAKKVLELSPQDAQTGPALRGDKITLEKHRQLIANNAPLLELYDFLTNRISNYSVR is encoded by the coding sequence ATGAATGCATTAAAAATTGCTTTTATAGGTTCCGGAAATGTAGCTTGGCATTTGGCTCCGGCACTTGATGGGGCGGGGCATTCTATCATTCAAATAATTAGCCGAACCAAAGAAAATGCCCAAAAATTGGCAGCCAAAGTAGGTGCAGATTCCGATACACTTATTACCAATCTTTTGCCGGAAGCCGACATCTGCATTATTGCCGTTTCTGATGGAAATTTGGCCGAGGTGGTTAGGCAAATTCCATACAACCGTTGCACCGTTGTTCATACATGCGGCTCTCAATCTATTGAGGTTTTAAAGGGTTGTTCCGAAAATTATGGCATCTTTTATCCATTGCAAACATTCTCCAAAAACAGGGCTGTAAATATGTTTGAAGTACCCATTATGATTGAGTGCAACGACCCGAATAAATTGGATTTTTTGCGAAAATTGGGTGATTCTATTTCCAACAAAGTGTTTTATGCCAACTCGCACGAGAGGTTGCAGTATCATTTTTCGGCAGTTTTGGTCAATAATTTTGTGAACAGATTGTTTTTTGAAGCGGAAACTTTTTTGAGCGAAAACAACTTAGACTTCAATGTTTTGAAACCCATCATTGTTGAAACCGCAAAAAAAGTATTGGAGCTGTCGCCACAAGATGCTCAAACCGGCCCTGCTCTTCGGGGTGATAAAATTACCTTGGAAAAACACCGACAACTTATTGCCAACAATGCTCCATTACTGGAATTGTATGATTTCTTGACAAATCGAATAAGTAATTATAGCGTGAGGTAA
- a CDS encoding nucleotide exchange factor GrpE: MKKNKKKEQEEVMDNQTEDTQSQADETSAEKAEVNWQEKAAELNDKYLRLYSEFDNFRRRTAKERIDLIKSASKEILEDLLPVVDDFDRTIDSLTKTADLNAFGEGVKLVQHKFLGVLQKQGLQHFEATGEAFDAELHEAITKIPAPTEDLKGKVVDVIEKGYMLNDKVLRYAKVVVGE; this comes from the coding sequence ATGAAGAAAAACAAAAAGAAGGAGCAAGAAGAAGTGATGGATAATCAAACGGAAGATACGCAATCGCAAGCCGATGAAACCTCAGCCGAAAAAGCTGAGGTAAACTGGCAAGAAAAAGCGGCCGAGCTAAACGACAAATATTTAAGATTGTATTCGGAGTTTGACAATTTCAGACGTAGAACTGCCAAAGAACGCATAGATTTGATAAAATCTGCCTCCAAAGAAATATTGGAAGATTTGCTGCCCGTGGTGGACGATTTTGACCGAACCATTGACTCGCTTACAAAAACCGCCGATTTGAATGCGTTTGGCGAAGGGGTAAAACTGGTTCAACACAAATTTTTGGGTGTGCTTCAAAAGCAAGGTTTGCAACATTTTGAGGCCACCGGTGAGGCTTTTGATGCCGAGCTACATGAGGCCATAACAAAAATTCCGGCACCTACAGAAGATTTAAAAGGCAAGGTAGTGGACGTGATAGAAAAAGGCTATATGCTTAATGATAAGGTGTTGCGATACGCCAAAGTAGTGGTTGGCGAATAA
- the coaBC gene encoding bifunctional phosphopantothenoylcysteine decarboxylase/phosphopantothenate--cysteine ligase CoaBC, with the protein MLNNKKILVGVCGGIAAYKAAYLIRNLVKAGAEVRVVMTDSAKSFIGPLTLSTLTKHKVYTSLQNHETGEWENHVELALWADFMLIAPATSNTIAKMANGICDNLLLATYFSSKSPVFISPAMDLDMAEHPSLMRNFDLLKADGVKIIPYEKGELASGLIGLGRMAEPDHIVEFLIKNLSKNQDLIGKKILVNAGPTHEPIDPVRFIGNRSTGKMGLAIANELALRGAEVELVLGPTSHTFDFEQNIHLTQIETAIEMFEACTKAYTHCNGAILTAAIADFTPENKSDIKIKKTANNLQLSLVKTPDTLNELGKMKKENQFLVGFALETNNEIEYAQNKLKKKNLDFIVLNSLKNEGAGFAKDTNIITIIHKSGEICNFDLKSKKEVAKDIVNELARTCI; encoded by the coding sequence ATGCTAAACAATAAAAAAATTTTAGTGGGAGTATGCGGCGGCATAGCCGCATACAAAGCCGCTTATTTAATTAGAAATTTGGTAAAAGCCGGTGCAGAGGTGCGGGTTGTAATGACCGACTCGGCCAAATCTTTCATCGGACCCCTTACCCTATCTACCCTTACCAAACATAAGGTTTACACCTCTTTGCAGAACCACGAAACCGGAGAATGGGAAAACCATGTAGAACTGGCCTTGTGGGCAGATTTTATGCTCATTGCACCTGCCACCAGCAATACCATTGCCAAAATGGCCAATGGCATTTGCGACAATCTTTTGTTGGCCACCTATTTTTCATCGAAATCTCCCGTTTTTATATCTCCTGCCATGGATTTGGATATGGCCGAGCATCCAAGTTTAATGCGAAATTTTGACCTTTTAAAAGCCGATGGTGTAAAAATTATACCTTATGAAAAAGGTGAATTGGCCAGCGGACTTATTGGTCTTGGCCGAATGGCCGAACCTGATCATATTGTAGAATTTTTAATTAAAAATCTTTCCAAAAACCAAGATTTAATCGGCAAAAAAATTTTAGTCAATGCCGGGCCAACACACGAACCCATAGACCCCGTTCGATTTATAGGCAACCGCAGCACCGGAAAAATGGGTCTGGCCATAGCCAACGAATTAGCCTTGAGAGGAGCCGAAGTTGAATTGGTTTTGGGGCCCACTTCTCACACATTTGATTTTGAACAAAATATTCATCTGACTCAAATAGAAACTGCTATTGAAATGTTTGAGGCATGCACAAAAGCATACACCCATTGCAACGGAGCCATCTTGACGGCAGCCATTGCCGATTTTACTCCAGAAAATAAATCTGACATAAAGATTAAAAAAACGGCCAATAACCTGCAGCTATCACTCGTTAAAACACCCGATACGCTCAATGAATTGGGGAAAATGAAAAAAGAAAATCAGTTTTTAGTGGGGTTTGCTTTAGAAACCAACAACGAAATAGAATATGCACAAAATAAACTCAAAAAGAAAAACCTCGATTTTATTGTCCTAAATTCGCTCAAAAACGAGGGTGCCGGATTTGCAAAAGATACTAACATCATTACCATCATACACAAATCAGGCGAAATTTGTAATTTTGATTTGAAAAGTAAGAAAGAAGTTGCAAAGGACATTGTAAATGAACTTGCAAGAACCTGTATTTAA
- the dnaJ gene encoding molecular chaperone DnaJ gives MAKRDYYEILGVSKSATDAELKKAYRKLAIQYHPDKNPDNKEAEEKFKEAAEAYEVLSNADKRARYDRFGHQGVGGAAGGGFGGGMSMDDIFNQFGDIFGSGGSPFESFFGGGRGGRTRQAVGSNIRIKLKLNLEEITNGVEKKIKYTKKVVAPGVKFDTCKTCGGRGQVTQVTNTFLGQMQTASTCPACGGGGKTIISRPSGADHHGLISEDVTTTLNIPGGVEDGMQLSVSGKGNEIGGGIPGDLIVLIEEQHHESLRREGNNIVYNLYISFPTAALGGDVEVPTVDGRVRIKIEPGTHAGKILRLKNKGVKDINGYGRGDQLIQVNVWTPEKLSNEEKNILKQLDNSANFKPNPSKGEKGFFDRMKEYFR, from the coding sequence ATGGCAAAAAGAGATTATTACGAAATTTTAGGTGTTTCTAAATCGGCAACCGATGCCGAGTTGAAAAAGGCTTACCGCAAGTTGGCCATCCAATATCACCCGGATAAAAACCCCGACAACAAAGAGGCGGAGGAGAAGTTTAAAGAAGCAGCCGAGGCCTACGAGGTGTTGAGCAATGCCGACAAGCGAGCCAGATACGACCGTTTTGGCCATCAAGGTGTGGGCGGTGCTGCCGGAGGCGGTTTTGGTGGCGGCATGAGCATGGACGATATTTTTAACCAATTTGGCGACATATTTGGCAGTGGTGGCAGCCCGTTTGAAAGTTTCTTTGGCGGTGGCCGAGGTGGCAGAACCCGACAAGCCGTTGGCAGCAACATCCGCATAAAACTAAAACTCAATCTGGAAGAAATTACAAACGGCGTTGAAAAGAAAATTAAATACACCAAAAAAGTAGTTGCCCCGGGTGTAAAATTCGATACGTGCAAAACCTGCGGTGGCAGAGGGCAGGTAACTCAGGTTACCAATACGTTTTTGGGACAGATGCAAACCGCGTCAACATGTCCTGCCTGTGGTGGTGGTGGTAAAACCATCATTTCTCGCCCGTCGGGTGCCGACCATCATGGGTTAATCAGCGAAGATGTGACAACCACTTTAAACATTCCGGGTGGGGTAGAAGATGGAATGCAGCTTTCGGTGAGCGGAAAAGGAAATGAAATTGGTGGAGGCATTCCGGGTGATTTGATTGTGCTTATTGAGGAGCAACACCACGAAAGTTTAAGACGAGAAGGAAACAACATTGTTTACAATCTGTATATCAGTTTTCCAACGGCAGCACTGGGTGGCGATGTAGAAGTGCCAACAGTAGATGGCCGTGTGCGAATAAAAATTGAGCCAGGTACACACGCCGGAAAAATTCTTCGATTAAAAAATAAGGGGGTTAAAGACATCAATGGCTACGGTCGTGGCGATCAGCTGATTCAGGTAAATGTATGGACACCTGAAAAACTCTCGAACGAAGAGAAAAATATCTTAAAACAATTGGATAATTCGGCCAATTTTAAACCCAATCCATCAAAAGGGGAAAAAGGTTTTTTTGATAGAATGAAGGAATACTTTAGGTAA
- a CDS encoding aminotransferase class I/II-fold pyridoxal phosphate-dependent enzyme, translated as MDIFEKLTSNMGPLALHAEAAKGYYTFPKLEGEIAPRMIFKGKERLTWSLNNYLGLANHPEVRKADADAAAEYGLAYPMGARMMSGNSNNHELLEQKLSEFVMKEDTMLLNFGYQGVLSIIDALVDRHDVIVYDAESHACIIDGVRLHQGKRFVYAHNDMENLEKQLGRAARLTEESGGGILVITEGVFGMSGNQGDLKGVVELKKKFNFRLFVDDAHGFGTQGETGAGTGEGQGVQDQVDLYFSTFAKSMASIGAFVSGNKKIIDYLRYNTRSQIFAKSLPMPLVIGALKRLELLKTRPEIKANLWTIVNALQNGLREQGFNIGTTKSCVTPVILNGSVDEALHLIHDLRENYNIFCSIVVYPVVPKGIIMLRLIPTAAHTLEDVKETIAAFSAIKDKLGRGEYQKSEVADLAL; from the coding sequence ATGGATATTTTTGAAAAACTGACATCAAACATGGGCCCGTTGGCTCTGCATGCCGAAGCCGCCAAAGGTTATTACACATTTCCGAAATTGGAAGGAGAAATTGCTCCACGAATGATTTTTAAAGGAAAAGAAAGACTTACCTGGAGTTTGAACAATTACCTTGGTTTGGCAAACCATCCGGAAGTTAGAAAAGCGGATGCGGATGCAGCCGCCGAGTATGGATTAGCCTATCCGATGGGAGCCAGAATGATGTCTGGAAATAGCAATAATCATGAATTGCTTGAGCAAAAACTCAGCGAATTTGTGATGAAAGAAGATACCATGTTGCTCAATTTTGGCTATCAAGGAGTGCTTTCTATCATCGATGCTTTGGTGGACAGACATGATGTGATTGTGTATGATGCCGAGTCTCATGCATGTATTATTGACGGGGTTCGATTGCACCAAGGCAAACGATTTGTCTATGCCCACAACGACATGGAAAATCTTGAAAAACAACTTGGCCGTGCTGCCAGATTGACCGAAGAATCGGGTGGCGGAATATTGGTAATTACCGAAGGTGTTTTTGGAATGTCCGGAAATCAAGGCGACTTGAAAGGTGTTGTAGAATTAAAGAAAAAATTCAACTTCCGACTTTTTGTTGACGATGCCCACGGATTTGGTACACAAGGCGAAACGGGTGCCGGAACAGGCGAAGGACAAGGTGTTCAGGATCAGGTAGATTTATATTTCTCCACTTTTGCAAAATCAATGGCCAGCATTGGTGCATTTGTGAGTGGAAATAAAAAAATAATCGACTATTTGAGATACAACACTCGTTCACAAATTTTTGCAAAATCGCTTCCAATGCCACTGGTTATTGGTGCTTTAAAAAGATTGGAGTTGCTAAAAACCCGACCAGAAATAAAAGCCAACCTTTGGACAATTGTGAATGCCTTGCAAAACGGGTTGCGAGAGCAAGGCTTTAATATCGGAACGACAAAATCATGTGTAACTCCGGTAATATTAAATGGTTCAGTTGATGAGGCATTGCATTTAATTCACGATTTGAGAGAAAACTACAATATTTTCTGTTCTATTGTTGTGTATCCGGTTGTTCCAAAAGGCATTATTATGTTGCGTTTGATTCCGACAGCGGCACATACACTGGAAGATGTAAAAGAAACAATTGCTGCTTTTAGTGCCATAAAGGATAAATTGGGAAGAGGAGAGTATCAAAAATCAGAAGTTGCTGATTTAGCATTGTAA
- a CDS encoding SIMPL domain-containing protein, whose product MENRDLSKSIGVGVFILLGLLSLGFFIYKGLKTFSDKDRIVTVKGLAEMNMTAESATISLSFSFSGDELQDIIQRTETKKNSIVSYLKKKGYNENELKINNINVYDRQKYYEARWINGVQTEVKIDRYTITQSLTIQSKDVKTTEDKVSEIELDLISKDLTSNISSNYVFPELNSIKPQLIAESTKNARVAGEQFANDSKAKLGKIKTASQGQITIAGQYYYDEDMGGYSEKPKEPYLQKARVVSTIVFFLE is encoded by the coding sequence ATGGAAAACAGAGATTTATCAAAATCCATTGGAGTTGGCGTTTTTATATTGTTAGGGCTTCTTTCGTTAGGTTTTTTTATCTACAAAGGATTAAAAACATTTAGTGATAAAGATAGAATAGTAACCGTAAAAGGATTGGCCGAAATGAATATGACGGCAGAAAGTGCCACCATTTCGTTGAGTTTTTCATTTTCGGGAGATGAATTGCAAGATATTATTCAGCGTACAGAAACGAAGAAGAATTCAATTGTTTCTTATCTCAAGAAAAAAGGATACAACGAAAACGAACTAAAAATTAACAATATAAATGTATATGATCGGCAGAAATATTACGAGGCAAGGTGGATAAACGGAGTACAAACAGAAGTTAAAATAGATAGATACACCATAACACAAAGTTTAACAATTCAGTCGAAAGATGTGAAAACGACAGAAGACAAAGTGTCGGAAATTGAGTTGGATTTAATCAGCAAAGACTTAACATCCAATATTTCAAGCAATTACGTCTTCCCTGAATTAAACTCTATCAAACCTCAGTTAATAGCCGAAAGCACAAAAAATGCACGTGTGGCCGGAGAGCAATTTGCAAACGATTCGAAGGCAAAACTGGGAAAAATAAAAACCGCTTCACAAGGTCAAATTACCATTGCCGGGCAATATTATTATGATGAAGACATGGGTGGATACAGTGAAAAACCCAAAGAGCCATACTTGCAAAAAGCACGTGTGGTAAGTACTATTGTTTTCTTTTTAGAATAA